Proteins from one Bacteroides zhangwenhongii genomic window:
- a CDS encoding thiamine diphosphokinase, with translation MINEHYTPEAVILANGEYPTHPLPLRMLEEAKFVVCCDGAANEYISRGHTPDVIIGDGDSLSPEYKELFAPIIHRIADQETNDQTKAVLFLQKKGYRKIAIVGATGKREDHTLGNISLLIDYMKENLEVRTITDYGVFMPASGTQTFESHPGQQVSIINFGAKGLKGEGLVYPLSDFSNWWQGTLNEATANQFTIHCIGEYLVYLAH, from the coding sequence ATGATAAACGAGCACTATACTCCTGAGGCTGTGATACTTGCCAATGGCGAATATCCTACCCATCCTCTTCCTTTGAGAATGTTGGAAGAGGCAAAATTCGTAGTTTGCTGTGACGGGGCAGCCAATGAATATATTTCACGCGGACATACTCCGGATGTGATTATCGGCGACGGTGACTCCCTTTCACCGGAATATAAGGAATTGTTTGCTCCTATCATCCACCGGATAGCCGACCAAGAGACGAACGACCAGACCAAAGCTGTCCTGTTTCTGCAAAAGAAAGGCTATCGGAAGATTGCCATCGTAGGAGCCACCGGCAAACGGGAAGATCATACATTAGGAAATATCAGTCTACTCATAGACTATATGAAAGAGAATCTGGAAGTCAGGACTATCACCGATTACGGTGTATTTATGCCCGCCAGTGGTACACAGACATTCGAGTCGCATCCCGGTCAGCAAGTTTCCATTATCAATTTCGGAGCAAAAGGATTGAAAGGAGAAGGATTGGTTTATCCCCTCAGTGACTTTAGCAATTGGTGGCAAGGTACACTCAATGAGGCTACAGCCAATCAATTCACAATCCATTGCATAGGAGAGTATCTTGTTTATCTTGCTCATTAA
- the pnuC gene encoding nicotinamide riboside transporter PnuC: MDMNFLEIFGTVVGLVYLWLEYRASIYLWIAGIIMPAIYIFVYYKAGLYADFGINIYYLIAAVYGWFFWMWGRRKGKSRKSADMEKNGKLQQLSIIHTPCRYYLPLFFVFIISFLGIAWILIEYTDSNVPWLDSFTTALSIVGMWMLARKYIEQWFAWILVDIVCCGLYIYKDLYFTSALYGLYSIIAIFGYFKWKRLMSVQ; encoded by the coding sequence ATGGATATGAATTTCCTTGAAATATTCGGTACAGTAGTCGGTTTGGTCTACCTTTGGTTGGAATACCGGGCAAGCATCTATCTTTGGATAGCGGGTATCATCATGCCTGCTATCTACATCTTCGTCTATTACAAAGCGGGACTGTATGCAGACTTCGGTATCAATATTTATTATCTGATAGCGGCGGTCTATGGATGGTTTTTCTGGATGTGGGGACGAAGAAAAGGAAAAAGCCGAAAATCTGCCGACATGGAAAAAAATGGTAAATTGCAACAACTTTCTATCATCCATACTCCGTGTAGATATTATCTCCCTCTTTTCTTTGTATTTATCATTTCATTTCTCGGCATTGCCTGGATACTTATCGAGTACACCGACAGTAACGTGCCGTGGTTGGATAGTTTCACTACGGCACTAAGTATTGTGGGTATGTGGATGTTGGCACGCAAGTATATCGAACAGTGGTTTGCCTGGATTCTTGTCGATATTGTCTGTTGCGGACTTTATATTTATAAAGACCTTTATTTCACCTCTGCTTTATACGGACTTTATTCCATTATCGCTATCTTTGGCTACTTTAAATGGAAAAGATTAATGAGCGTACAATGA